The following proteins come from a genomic window of Pichia kudriavzevii chromosome 1, complete sequence:
- a CDS encoding uncharacterized protein (PKUD0A03890; similar to Saccharomyces cerevisiae YOR126C (IAH1); ancestral locus Anc_5.449), producing the protein MGYTDHNKFLMFGDSITEYAFNQFPQGCEQPQYALGAALQQAYVRKLQVVQRGFSGYTSRDALPLAKSILKAEHDDVPESQKIKIAYCFFGTNDARLRGTSDCNAESIPLDLFLENMKKTVNEFRTRNIPLIVITPGLHDSKLWDSTHPEDLKTGDYRTNERNKLYQDKLREAIPEIPMVMLYDVMAEWMRTNSKLGWDDLSELLYDGIHLSGEGYRLLFNELMSTIKNYYPEVHPDNLEFKFPDSKTLTEDTFANIE; encoded by the coding sequence ATGGGATACACTGATCACAACAAGTTTTTAATGTTTGGTGACTCAATCACGGAGTATGCTTTCAATCAGTTCCCACAAGGATGTGAACAGCCACAATATGCACTTGGTGCAGCGTTGCAGCAAGCTTACGTAAGGAAGCTCCAAGTCGTACAAAGAGGTTTCTCTGGATATACTTCTAGGGATGCTCTGCCATTGGCTAAATCTATTTTGAAAGCTGAGCATGATGACGTTCCAGAATCacagaaaatcaaaatagcATACTGTTTCTTCGGTACTAACGATGCACGTTTGAGAGGCACTTCAGATTGCAATGCTGAATCAATTCCATTAGATCTTTTCCTAGAGAACATGAAGAAAACAGTCAATGAATTTAGAACAAGAAACATTCCGCTGATCGTGATTACTCCAGGCTTGCACGATAGCAAGCTCTGGGATAGTACGCACCCAGAGGATCTTAAAACGGGTGATTATAGAACTAACGAAAGAAATAAGCTATACCAAGATAAGCTGAGAGAAGCTATTCCTGAAATTCCAATGGTAATGCTTTATGATGTTATGGCAGAATGGATGAGAACGAATAGTAAGCTAGGCTGGGATGACCTATCAGAGTTACTTTATGATGGTATCCATCTCTCAGGTGAAGGTTACAGGCTTTTATTCAACGAATTGATGTCAACTATTAAGAACTATTATCCCGAAGTTCACCCGGATAACCTAGAGTTCAAGTTCCCTGATTCCAAAACGTTGACTGAGGACACTTTCGCAAATATCGAGTAA
- a CDS encoding uncharacterized protein (PKUD0A03900; similar to Saccharomyces cerevisiae YLR404W (FLD1); ancestral locus Anc_4.266), translating into MLIAAPLFLFRSWVYTFISVVTALLVLLPSSVIIYLHFQSTLVPQSTPIMKLQFQYIDNSGPFSLYNLSESAISQVKPWEDANKNIFTHIEQVLTIHMKYLKLTNGNEIGGIRLSVLNNSAMPEFKKSTSFDNRKVWPFKSINEKNNELTIFRADRKYKSWNEIIGKSFAKNVPFLSSIDENINKKISGLLDYIMPRWTIQLLVPEGLQYLFSWNNLRDVFTKRDDFKRGEFDFHSSNNINKNKYLQTYDLMETFGEFDNFNIHTFSTGFILFEGQLKYQDINDTSLLVELDTDDVFVVNAYAKLEYVLKGIRWWVYWWPGMCFLFGVGFIWAVSLSTCLSVSWGGYILWNIFMKMFDSTQKSSSRYIRD; encoded by the coding sequence ATGTTGATTGCAGCCCCACTGTTCCTGTTCAGGTCATGGGTTTACACATTTATCAGTGTGGTAACTGCTTTATTGGTGCTATTACCTAGTTCGGTGATTATATATTTACATTTCCAAAGCACGTTGGTTCCGCAATCAACACCGATTATGAAGttgcaatttcaatatattgataatTCGGGGCCCTTTTCCCTGTACAATTTATCAGAATCTGCCATAAGTCAGGTAAAACCATGGGAAGatgcaaacaaaaatatttttacACACATCGAGCAAGTGTTAACTATCCACatgaaatatttgaaactgaCCAATGGGAATGAGATTGGTGGTATTAGGTTGAGTGTATTAAACAATTCTGCAATGCCagaattcaagaaatcaacatcCTTTGATAATAGAAAAGTCTGGCCTTTTAAAAGtatcaatgaaaagaaTAACGAGCTAACCATATTTCGTGCAGACCGAAAGTATAAGTCATGGAATGAAATAATTGGGAAATCTTTTGCTAAAAATGTACCATTTCTAAGTTCCATagatgaaaatataaataaaaaaataagtgGGCTATTAGACTATATAATGCCACGATGGACAATTCAATTATTGGTTCCTGAAGGTTTACAATACTTGTTTTCTTGGAATAACCTGAGAGATGTGTTTACCAAACGagatgatttcaaaaggGGcgaatttgattttcataGTAGTAATAACATTAATAAGAATAAATATCTACAAACATATGACTTGATGGAAACCTTTGGAGAATTTGATAACTTCAACATACATACGTTCTCAACCGGCTTTATCTTATTTGAGGGACAGCTGAAATACCAAGACATCAATGATACGAGCTTATTAGTTGAGTTGGACACTGACGATGTATTTGTTGTCAATGCTTATGCTAAGTTAGAATATGTTTTAAAGGGAATAAGATGGTGGGTCTACTGGTGGCCAGGAATgtgtttcctttttggaGTGGGGTTTATCTGGGCTGTATCTCTTTCTACATGTTTATCAGTTAGTTGGGGTGGCTATATTTTGTGGAACATTtttatgaaaatgtttGACTCAACGCAAAAGTCCTCAAGCAGATATATAAGGGATTGA
- a CDS encoding uncharacterized protein (PKUD0A03880; similar to Saccharomyces cerevisiae YLR422W; ancestral locus Anc_4.296), which translates to MSLENARRAIGMQPSGSSSSKNSAQEHTPWCATDKLLHAEIITSFMPLEYPKIGESVSKHIAKNLRNLYPGDKVYIFETLAVNEKLTWARGYVVIQPLPADFISASVDIKKLPEDKVYTCIFPLNCAKVLSHSELEMTVGQENSMFESFDEFDDSLSFTESEFSTSSSKTKRQVRPQLPMSDSIVSNNLSDEIKLTLKTISSTLFAVYSKNRFDFFEKLVKIYYELDDLRLNLQNDLLTKHETELAKQKVILLLSKFAKLSASGGGLINRSKHSKSDIDGKESIIARDEKTAELYQFPEKSNGIVNPGKIAQNQLLSSLSPHYISSSHVNFVSPKNTKFVESTPSNIVVDFKEVVGSSFILPKGYAGMKAYMYLRNQKKRLTEAFCISINSDQKLQIDNLAAALFTNIPANEVEGGKIYLVAILTENININENNNSSLKVIRKGLSAGVADISRIFSHKKGHLVSGQSHRFQIKLFSSFMDGQKQEVKLFAGMNQMMAKSLTLVNNGWGELIDRIISGSSKGVAVNPRAEKLILSIKELKLSDYNKSILSIISGGNGNFNNVAWSGVPSLLYNPLEEEVEKLILKLSKVVNKGMKLQSNNFITVHIRASSPDICFSKGKNEELLSSWKFLSVSPDESVEEMIVVRNLPTTINSGKDYLIFDLFVDGNYVGCSKYLLRSGSEIYDTGITSRTPASVDFNVNNSVIATAEIMLEYVGKTFNQDHVVQSVLNWKSVFGTDLVKNEITFIEALGKLKRLKLSALIRHFSKFCFELLCMYDLASSSNLPDLKKAVFEALIHLLDVSIARNREYVSLFEDMLNEFGSFVPKLGEKLMSSVSKIFSDFKQEWNASGRALCRTSYLILKLASKCIGNHEEYKTQVLLFASSINGFLSSNAEIVLPDQLLILETLELYLDIFGPYFEIRDLIKFVIEWTGANKLKGLGILEDANATALINKKRNREHSFLINKLIFINRLVNTPDYYRGDPKDVELFINSALDMILSIFRDDSIDMECSRLALGIYLSLVNATFGQDKVYLDTSEHLYILLIRLLPFLSESFDKYRKYCSSNGFFKKKRTFTYLFQSSFPFTEHTMDSIVTDVTLVELLVEFEIIVIYTAKVFDYYRDTFYKTDNPNFGIYSDLLCKFGVPDITSFESLNSILRMTERMISSNFYPSSWLSLRSIALQGSYLLIDLVTPFLPTPNGENISLWNLYIRLMLKASTSKPVALEHLEPTARKGCLELTTDLRTKIAPMIGTAWNSLGLPLSEANKARFRIEVCGGYQGPVLSFNDYELLKRLMLFILQRNSECLSVGIMIYWTIIANELIEKDTLFEFEKHAVISLYGIFENDLTYSPKSLEIENLVTSIQTVTTKMDKEDEDYSEVVRFAKIIARYLASLVQLDQVPNGEEFDDDRAFHRLSISSFLMNVDRPELFQGFICDMYGNYLEKKNYVQAALSLELLANTWEWDVDVYLPECHRPKLPSQTAFKRKVDLFKIIASNFVKGNKLEQAVDIYNEMLEAYTKFNFDLSGLSFCHTELGKLYGQLENVDRLESTFFKISFIGSGFPESIRSKEFIYEGLPYEHITSVHSRLNRLYPGSRIISNEDEANKLLVDIPFGKFLFIKTVSPKKESYNGKLSFMAKQYIDNKNLNTFMNTRRLPGATGIHNLWTEEITYQTYMTFPTLMNRSEIKFTTVVKIPPIKNAIKSLMLKTDELVNLEYLICQNLKDNIKLSSIASSSMFNSVSRILAGTVDSPVNGGASQFKIFLSKDSKVDIGESEEEYADDCDKLKECYDELIKAMNRLLKFHGLIIPGSLKLQHDSLVELFSKNFKEEIEELQLDVSSTLDYNELMSSLTSTNIYSKQRNNQSSSAFNSNSNSSFNKFAFMNSSSSIHGSNSRRYSSVPSHHSSHHGSHHSHHGSHHASRHGSVFAIQRTAAHLTGNSRFSARDDESTVSYMDESISRQSQSMNKSSKKNLLNYN; encoded by the coding sequence ATGTCACTAGAGAACGCCAGAAGGGCTATTGGCATGCAGCCTTCTGGGTCTAGCTCGTCGAAAAATAGTGCGCAAGAACATACACCATGGTGTGCAACTGATAAATTACTGCATGCAGAAATCATCACTTCTTTTATGCCTCTTGAATACCCAAAGATTGGAGAATCAGTATCTAAACATATAGCTAAAAACTTAAGGAACCTTTACCCTGGTGACAAGgtttacatttttgaaactttggCTGTCAATGAAAAGTTAACTTGGGCAAGAGGTTATGTTGTTATTCAACCTTTACCTGCTGACTTTATCTCTGCTTCCGTTGATATTAAAAAGCTTCCTGAAGATAAAGTATACACTTGCATTTTTCCCCTCAATTGTGCAAAAGTTCTTTCTCACTCGGAGCTTGAAATGACCGTCGGCCAGGAAAACTCTATGTTTGAATCgtttgatgaatttgatgattctcTGTCATTTACCGAATCTGAATTCTCAACTTCAAGCTCGAAAACAAAGAGGCAAGTGAGGCCTCAGTTGCCAATGAGTGATTCCATTGTATCAAACAACTTATCAGATGAAATCAAGCTTACTCTGAAGACTATCTCTTCTACTTTATTTGCAGTTTATTCTAAAAACCggtttgatttttttgagaaGTTAGTCAAAATCTATTATGAGTTGGATGATTTGAGATTGAATTTACAAAATGATCTTCTAACGAAACACGAAACAGAATTAgcaaaacaaaaggttATATTACTTCTGAGTAAATTTGCGAAATTATCGGCTTCTGGTGGGGGACTAATTAACAGATCCAAGCACTCAAAGTCTGATATTGATGGTAAAGAGTCCATTATTGCAAGAGATGAAAAAACTGCGGAGTTGTACCAATTCCCTGAAAAGAGTAACGGCATTGTCAATCCGGGCAAAATTGCACAAAACCAATTGTTGAGCTCCTTATCTCCCCATTACATTTCATCTTCTCATGttaattttgtttctccaaaaaacacaaaattTGTCGAAAGCACACCTTCtaatattgttgttgactTCAAGGAAGTTGTGGGATCGTCATTCATTCTACCAAAAGGTTATGCGGGTATGAAAGCCTACATGTATTTAAGGAACCAGAAGAAGAGACTTACAGAAGCCTTTTGTATTAGCATCAACTCGGACcaaaaattacaaattgACAATTTGGCTGCTGCATTATTTACAAATATCCCTGCAAATGAAGTAGAAGGTGGAAAAATTTATCTTGTTGCTATTCTGACCGAgaatatcaacatcaatgaaaataacaattcttctttgaaagtgATCCGTAAAGGTTTGAGTGCAGGTGTTGCAGATATTTCACGTATTTTTTCACATAAGAAAGGTCATCTTGTATCTGGACAATCGCACAGATTCCAAATCaagttgttttcttctttcatGGATGGCCAGAAGCAGGAGGTCAAACTTTTTGCAGGTATGAATCAAATGATGGCCAAATCTCTAACGCTGGTGAACAATGGTTGGGGTGAATTGATTGATCGTATCATCAGCGGATCGAGTAAGGGTGTTGCAGTCAATCCGAGAGCAGAAAAGTTAATCTTAAGTATCAAAGAACTAAAATTATCAGATTATAATAAGAGCATATTGAGTATAATCTCTGGTGGCAATGGTAATTTTAATAATGTTGCTTGGAGTGGTGTTCCGTCGTTATTGTATAATCCATTAGAGGAAGAAGTAGAAAAATTGATcttgaaattatcaaagGTTGTTAATAAGGGCATGAAGCTACAGAGTAACAATTTTATTACCGTTCACATTAGAGCTTCCTCCCCTGATATTTGCTTTTCAAAAGGTAAGAATGAAGAGCTACTGTCGTCATGGAAGTTTTTATCTGTTTCTCCAGATGAGTCTGTTGAAGAGATGATTGTTGTTAGAAATCTACCAACCACTATAAACAGTGGCAAGGACTacttgatttttgatttatttgttGATGGGAACTATGTTGGTTGCTCTAAATACCTCTTGAGATCAGGAAGTGAAATTTATGATACCGGCATAACCTCACGGACGCCAGCTTCTGTGGATTTTAATGTAAACAATTCTGTTATTGCTACCGCAGAAATAATGTTAGAGTATGTTGGTAAAACCTTTAACCAGGATCATGTTGTCCAATCCGTGTTGAACTGGAAAAGTGTTTTTGGAACTGATCTAGTGAAGAACGAAATAACGTTTATCGAAGCTTTGGGTAAACTGAAAAGGCTCAAATTATCTGCATTGATCAGACACTTCTCCAAATTTTGCTTTGAACTGTTGTGTATGTATGATTTGGCATCATCAAGCAATCTTccagatttgaaaaaggcAGTTTTTGAAGCCCTCATTCATCTGCTGGACGTATCCATCGCAAGAAACCGGGAATATGTCTCCTTATTTGAGGATATGTTGAATGAATTTGGATCATTTGTACCAAAGTTGGGTGAGAAACTGATGTCATCAGTTTCTAAAATTTTTAGTgatttcaaacaagaatgGAATGCAAGCGGTAGGGCATTATGCAGAACTTCATATTTGATTCTCAAATTAGCATCGAAGTGTATTGGGAACCATGAGGAGTATAAGACGCAGGTTTTGTTATTTGCTTCTTCCATTAATGGATTCCTATCTTCCAATGCAGAGATTGTCTTGCCTGATCAATTACTTATTTTAGAGACACTTGAACtatatttggatatttttgggccttattttgaaattagaGATCTCATTAAATTTGTTATCGAATGGACTGGTGCAAATAAACTAAAGGGTTTGGGTATTTTAGAAGATGCTAATGCGACTGCTCtaatcaacaagaaaagaaatagagAACACTCTTTCTTAATCAACAAActtatttttatcaacagACTAGTAAATACTCCTGATTATTACAGAGGAGATCCAAAGGATGTGGAACTGTTCATTAACTCCGCTTTAGATATGATTCTGAGTATATTCCGTGATGATTCTATTGATATGGAATGTTCTAGATTGGCACTCGGCATTTACTTATCACTTGTAAATGCCACCTTTGGTCAGGATAAAGTTTACCTTGATACTTCCGAACACTTATACATACTTTTGATCAGATTGTTACCCTTCTTATCTGAAAGTTTTGATAAGTATAGAAAATATTGTTCCTCGAAcggttttttcaaaaagaagagaacaTTCACTTATTTGTTCCAAAGCTCTTTTCCATTTACTGAACATACTATGGATTCAATTGTTACTGATGTCACTTTGGTGGAATTGCTAGTTGAATTCGaaattattgttatttaCACCGCTAAAGTTTTTGACTACTATCGTGATACCTTTTACAAAACAGATAACCCTAATTTTGGCATTTACTCTGACCTATTATGCAAATTCGGTGTTCCTGACATTACCAGCTTCGAATCATTAAATTCAATCCTTCGTATGACAGAGAGGATGATATCTTCTAATTTTTATCCTAGCTCTTGGTTATCACTACGGTCTATTGCTTTGCAAGGTTCGTATCTTCTAATCGACTTAGTGACACCTTTCCTACCCACCCCAAATGGTGAGAACATATCTCTGTGGAACCTTTACATCAGGTTGATGTTGAAGGCTTCCACATCTAAGCCTGTAGCCCTTGAGCATCTTGAACCTACTGCAAGAAAAGGGTGTCTAGAGCTAACCACGGATTTGAGAACTAAAATTGCACCAATGATAGGTACAGCATGGAATTCATTAGGTTTGCCACTGTCCGAAGCCAACAAAGCTCGATTCAGAATTGAAGTGTGTGGTGGCTATCAAGGACCAGTTCTTTCATTCAATGATTATGAATTATTAAAGAGACTCATGTTGTTTATTTTACAAAGAAATTCTGAGTGTTTAAGCGTAGGCATAATGATTTACTGGACCATCATTGCTAACGAACTCATAGAGAAGGACAcattgtttgaatttgagaaacaCGCGGTCATATCCTTGTATggtatatttgaaaatgatttgaCTTATTCACCAAAATCGTTggagattgaaaatttagTTACCAGTATTCAAACAGTCACTACAAAAATGgacaaagaagatgaagattatTCTGAAGTTGTGAGGTTTGCCAAAATAATTGCACGTTATCTTGCCTCTTTGGTTCAGTTAGATCAAGTTCCAAACGGCgaagaatttgatgatgaccGTGCATTCCATAGACTAAGCATCTCCAGTTTCTTGATGAATGTGGATAGACCTGAACTATTCCAAGGTTTTATTTGTGATATGTATGGAAACTActtagaaaagaaaaattatgTTCAGGCAGCGTTGAGTTTAGAATTATTAGCCAATACATGGGAATGggatgttgatgtttatCTTCCAGAATGTCACAGACCAAAATTACCTAGCCAAACGGCattcaaaagaaaggtGGATTTATTCAAGATTATTGCAAGCAATTTTGTCAAAGGCAACAAGTTGGAACAGGCTGTCGATATCTACAATGAGATGTTAGAAGCATATActaaattcaattttgatttatcagGGTTATCCTTCTGTCACACTGAGCTGGGTAAACTCTACGGACAGTTAGAAAACGTTGATAGATTAGAATCtacatttttcaagatttctTTTATTGGATCTGGATTTCCGGAATCGATCCGTAGTAAAGAATTTATTTATGAAGGTTTACCCTACGAACATATAACCAGCGTTCATTCTAGATTGAATAGGCTATACCCAGGTTCTCGAATTATAAgtaatgaagatgaagcTAATAAACTCTTAGTTGATATTCCATTTGGTAAGTTCTTATTCATCAAAACTGTCAGTCCAAAGAAAGAGAGCTATAATGGTAAGTTGTCGTTTATGGCCAAACAATACATTGATAACAAGAACTTGAATACTTTCATGAATACTAGAAGGCTTCCTGGTGCTACAGGAATTCATAATTTATGGACTGAGGAAATTACATATCAAACCTATATGACTTTCCCTACATTGATGAACAGATCCGAAATCAAATTCACAACAGTTGTCAAAATTCCTCCTATTAAAAATGCAATTAAATCGTTGATGTTAAAGACTGACGAATTAGTAAACTTGGAGTATCTCATCTGccaaaatttgaaggataacATTAAGTTGAGCTCAATTGCTTCAAGTTCAATGTTCAACAGTGTGAGTAGGATTTTAGCCGGTACAGTTGATTCCCCTGTTAATGGTGGTGCAAGCCAGttcaaaatatttctcTCAAAAGACTCGAAAGTTGATATTGGAGAAAGTGAGGAAGAATATGCAGACGATTGTGACAAATTGAAGGAGTGTTACGATGAGTTGATCAAGGCGATGAACAGATTATTGAAATTCCATGGTTTGATTATCCCTGGCTCACTAAAGTTACAACATGATTCACTTGTTGAGCTATTCTCTAAAAATTTCAAGGAGgagattgaagaattacAGTTAGACGTCAGCTCTACATTAGACTATAACGAACTTATGAGTTCCTTGACTAGCACGAACATCTATTCTAAACAAAGGAACAACCAAAGTTCATCAGCGTTTAATTCCAACTCCAACTCTAGTTTCAATAAGTTTGCATTCATGAACTCTAGTTCCTCAATACACGGATCTAACTCTAGGAGGTATTCCTCGGTTCCCAGCCACCATAGTTCTCACCATGGATCTCACCACTCTCATCATGGATCCCACCATGCGTCAAGACACGGTTCGGTATTTGCTATTCAAAGAACAGCCGCACATCTGACCGGAAATTCTAGGTTTTCCGCCAGAGATGATGAAAGTACTGTGAGCTACATGGACGAATCTATAAGCAGACAGAGTCAATCCATGAACAAATCCAGCAAGAAGAATCTCCTCAATTACAATTAA
- a CDS encoding uncharacterized protein (PKUD0A03870; similar to Saccharomyces cerevisiae YLR437C (DIF1) and YML058W (SML1); ancestral locus Anc_4.316), whose product MQEIKRQNRGSMFSGSDSSVSDETTERLQTIGMRIRQSVSMGYKVPDSSTCGLPSYMNDYEQQQSINNTRRIPLPSHLDGSTPPALDYNGSTASSLAGWEQEINSSITDNMHNINKYYNVTPHNEPSCLKRGFANVEGKELDVGDYVQRYGPLSFNDEF is encoded by the coding sequence ATGcaagaaattaaaagaCAAAACAGGGGAAGCATGTTCTCTGGGAGCGATAGTTCTGTTTCTGACGAAACCACAGAAAGACTTCAAACCATTGGAATGAGAATCAGACAGAGTGTTTCAATGGGTTACAAAGTTCCGGACTCTAGTACCTGCGGCCTGCCATCTTATATGAACGACTATGAACAGCAGCAAAGTATTAACAACACCAGAAGAATCCCCCTTCCTTCACACCTTGATGGGAGCACCCCTCCAGCGTTGGACTACAATGGATCAACCGCATCTTCTTTAGCAGGTTGGGAGCAAGAAATTAACAGCTCAATTACAGATAATATGcacaacatcaacaaataCTACAATGTTACACCACATAACGAACCAAGTTGTCTGAAGAGGGGGTTTGCCAATGTTGAAGGCAAGGAGTTGGATGTCGGAGATTACGTCCAAAGATACGGGCCATTAAGCTTCAACGATGAATTCTAA